In Kordiimonas sp. SCSIO 12610, the sequence TGCCCTTCCGCGGGTGGATGTGCGGTTGTATTTAAACGACAAATTTGTTGGATCAACAAAAGCAAGCGATAACGGCGATTGGACAATCAGGCTTGATACTACAGACACTTTGAGTGGTCAGCAGACGCTACGCGCCGATCAAACAGTCGCAGAAGGTAAGGTTTCACTGAGGGTGTTACAGCCCTTTAATGCGGGGCTCGAGCTTGACCCTTCAACAGCGACCAGTGGTGTCATCATAAAACCTGGCAACACATTATGGCAAATTGCCCGCCAGCTTTATGGGTCGGGTGTTCGTTATACCGTTATCTTTAAGGAAAATAGTGAACTTATTGAGGACCCGGATGTTATTTATCCGGGACAGATATTCACGTTGCCTAAAGCTGGTTAGATGATAGCGTAATCGCTGCTTTTACATCAATAGAATAAAAATCTGTGCCTGTTGGATGCGGTTAGTTTATTGGCCTGAGGTGGCTTCTAAGTGCGCGTAGATGATTTTCTGACTCGAGTAATATTAATGTCAGTGCACTCATCAACTCTGAGCCCAAAAGTTTTTCATCTGTTGTTGTGATGCTTTCAAAGGTGATCTTACCTTGATCACCGATTGAGTATGAAGAATCGATGCCGCGGTTTGTTGAATAAAGCCGCTCTATCGCCATCGCACGTTGGTTCGGGTCTTCAACCGTGAGGAATAAACGCCCTAAATTGGCCTGAATATGAATATGCGCACCATTGCTATGATTTTCTTCTGATTTTGCATGAAAACGAATGCCTTCCCATTCAAAATCCAGTTGATCAAATTGCGCGTCGTCAAGTTTTTCTAGTTGGCCTTGAGCCTGCTCGAGGGTGTCATTGAGTTTCATATTGCTGTCTATATCAGGTTGAAAATAAATTAAATAATCAAAACCAAAGCGTTAGCAGCGATAATGAGTTAATCCAGTTAATCTATGGTTAACGTTGATTGGAAATTTATTTTTTCTTTGCCTTCCCTTAAAAGAACAGGCAAAACACAAATAATACATAATATTTGGTGTGCGCTGACTTATCGTACGCCCTGAAAGGGAAAAGGCTACCCAATGAAATCGAGTGATGCGGTCCAGCTTAAGGTTCATAATGAAGGGCATTTGTTTATTGCTATCTTTTTCGTAGCATCGATAGCATTATATTGGCTCTATAGTCCTCTTGGTGTTGTGGGGCTTTTGGCCACTCTATGGTGTATTTATTTTTTCCGCGATCCTGACCGTGTTGTACCTGATGATGAAAATATCCTCGTCAGCCCTGCTGACGGTACTGTGTGCGCAATTGTGGAAGCTGACCCGCCTGCTGAATTAGAAATGGGCGAAGGTAAAAGAACCCGCATCTCTATCTTCCTCTCAGTATTTAATGTTCATGTCAATCGTATGCCCGCTGCTGGTAAAGTAACAAATGTTGCTTACGTACCTGGAAAATACCTTGATGCAGCGTCCAATGAAGCCAGTGAGGAAAATGAACGTCAACTCATCCGTATGACGACAGAAGATGGATCTGACATTGCGTTTGCTCAGGTCGCTGGATTGATTGCTCGTCGTATTCTTTGTGACCTTGAAGTAGGAAGCGAAATGGCACGCGGTGATCGATTTGGCCTTATTCGCTTTGGTAGCCGCACGGATATCTATCTGGATACAGATCAGGTACCTGCCGTGAAAATTGGTCAAACAATGATTGGCGGTGAGACCATTATTGCACGGAAGAAATAAGATCATCGATTTATCCAATGATGTGTCGATGTATCGTTAGGCAGGCAATGAACCAATATGACCAAAACAAATAAACCACTTTTATTTCAGGCGATATCAATTCGTACGATCTTGCCTAGTGTTGTAACTTTGTTGGCGTTTATTTCGGGGCTAAGTTCTATTAAATTTGCTCTGGCAGGTAAGTGGGAGTTCGCAGTCGCAGCCATCTTGTTTGCTGGTATATTTGATGGGTTGGATGGTCATGTTGCCCGGCTATTAAATAGCACTAGCCGGTTTGGTGCGGAACTGGATTCGTTATCAGATGTTGTTGCCTTTGGTGTTGCCCCTGCAATCGTTTTATATTTGTGGTCACTTGAAAGCATTGACCGTGTAGGGTGGGCGGCATCCATTTTATATGCGAGTGCTATGGCTCTGAGGCTCGCACGTTTTAATGCGCGATTGGATGCCGATAATGACCCAAGGAAAAGGTTTGGGTTTTTAACAGGGATTCCTGCACCTGTTGGGGCTGCACTGGCACTTGCCCCGATGATGGTTGATTTCAGTCTGGCTGATGTTTCCATTAAAGCGCATGCATATTATATTGCGCCATATGTCATTGTGATTGCGTTATTGCTGGTCTCAACGCTACCAACCGTCTCTTTGAAGGCAATTCGAATTAAAAAAGAGTATTTTGTGTTGGTAATGCTTGTCATCGCTGCAATCATTACGGGACTATTTGTGCACACATGGTTAGTGATGTTGATTATTGGTGTCGTTTATCTTGTGTCTTTGCCAATTTGTTTTGTTGCGTACCAGAAACGCCTGAAGCAAAAAGGGCGACCATGAAAACCTAGCGACCTAGGTTTGTTTACATCCTGCGATATAAT encodes:
- a CDS encoding phosphatidylserine decarboxylase; this translates as MKSSDAVQLKVHNEGHLFIAIFFVASIALYWLYSPLGVVGLLATLWCIYFFRDPDRVVPDDENILVSPADGTVCAIVEADPPAELEMGEGKRTRISIFLSVFNVHVNRMPAAGKVTNVAYVPGKYLDAASNEASEENERQLIRMTTEDGSDIAFAQVAGLIARRILCDLEVGSEMARGDRFGLIRFGSRTDIYLDTDQVPAVKIGQTMIGGETIIARKK
- a CDS encoding phosphatidylcholine/phosphatidylserine synthase, producing MTKTNKPLLFQAISIRTILPSVVTLLAFISGLSSIKFALAGKWEFAVAAILFAGIFDGLDGHVARLLNSTSRFGAELDSLSDVVAFGVAPAIVLYLWSLESIDRVGWAASILYASAMALRLARFNARLDADNDPRKRFGFLTGIPAPVGAALALAPMMVDFSLADVSIKAHAYYIAPYVIVIALLLVSTLPTVSLKAIRIKKEYFVLVMLVIAAIITGLFVHTWLVMLIIGVVYLVSLPICFVAYQKRLKQKGRP